A genomic stretch from Prochlorococcus marinus str. MIT 9312 includes:
- the cbiB gene encoding adenosylcobinamide-phosphate synthase CbiB, which yields MAEINLFFIFLGSIGFDLLIGDPRFLIHPVQIIGFYIKKISDYLINNFGENKKILLWGGFIVAISTIGLSFSLGKLIELSYVQSRNNFFSGLLIFLGLSSCIATNGLISSVKEIAELIEGKEINDQNNRLIKVKVQRIVSRDVSSSSIEHLLRSSTESLTENSVDGIFGPLFWIFIGIIFMKFSFFLPGPLSLGFSYKAISTLDSMLGYKYDYFRYLGFFSAKIEDIFTFVPSRLVLITLPLVGSKVNEYVPIIIKSYLDGKKYDSPNAGISEAIFAYISGIKLGGKSKYKNEIIEKPIINATGDNCTGEKIKLICQLILRLQFLWIIIFILIFLCFRV from the coding sequence TTGGCTGAAATAAATTTATTTTTTATTTTTCTTGGATCTATTGGTTTTGATTTATTAATCGGCGACCCAAGATTTCTTATCCACCCTGTTCAAATCATTGGCTTCTACATAAAAAAAATATCTGATTACCTCATAAATAATTTTGGAGAAAATAAAAAGATATTGTTATGGGGTGGTTTCATTGTCGCTATATCTACTATTGGTTTGAGTTTCAGTTTAGGGAAATTAATAGAACTAAGTTATGTGCAATCAAGAAATAATTTTTTTAGTGGGCTTTTAATTTTTTTGGGACTTTCAAGTTGTATTGCTACTAATGGACTTATTTCAAGTGTAAAAGAGATTGCAGAGCTAATAGAAGGCAAGGAAATTAATGATCAAAATAATAGACTAATCAAAGTGAAGGTTCAAAGAATAGTAAGTAGGGATGTAAGTTCATCTTCTATAGAACATCTTTTGAGATCAAGTACCGAAAGTCTTACCGAAAATTCTGTTGATGGAATATTTGGACCATTATTTTGGATTTTTATTGGAATTATTTTTATGAAGTTTTCATTTTTTCTACCAGGGCCTTTGTCACTTGGTTTTTCTTATAAAGCAATAAGTACTTTAGATTCAATGTTAGGTTACAAATATGATTACTTTAGATATTTAGGTTTTTTCAGTGCAAAAATCGAAGATATCTTTACGTTTGTTCCTTCAAGATTAGTTTTAATCACATTACCTTTAGTTGGTTCCAAAGTTAATGAGTATGTACCAATAATAATAAAAAGTTATCTTGATGGTAAAAAATATGATTCGCCTAATGCTGGGATTTCAGAAGCTATATTTGCTTATATTTCGGGTATTAAATTGGGAGGAAAAAGTAAATATAAAAATGAAATTATTGAAAAGCCAATAATCAATGCGACTGGAGATAATTGTACTGGAGAGAAAATTAAATTAATTTGTCAACTAATTTTGAGATTACAATTTTTATGGATAATAATTTTTATCTTAATTTTTTTATGCTTTCGAGTTTAA
- the hemW gene encoding radical SAM family heme chaperone HemW, which yields MNKFPRSAYVHIPFCHRRCFYCDFAVIPLGNKVETLHGYGSKTVKEYLHYLSKEILSIKHKSPLSTIYVGGGTPSILDPQQIKELIDLFKENYGVDYGAEITMEVDPASFNEDDLYGFINAGISRFSLGVQSFNNQILQNSGRRHLREDAEKSCLWLKRVFDNGLIKSWSLDLIQNLPLSGFKEWQDDLNKAITFLPPHISIYDLNIENGTVFKKLVNLGKLEVPSDEEAFRNSEVTHVILKNSGYSRYEISNYCLPRHQSRHNRVYWSGSGWWSFGQGSTSSPWGEKLTRPRVSKEYKEWVIRQYELNLDSSLTNKDFVYKELDEKIMLGMRLKEGIDIYEVFKEQNWENKKFESNLSKLLEEWERFLESGLLVRKGNRFFLSEPKGMELSNQILISMFKWWDEIN from the coding sequence ATGAATAAGTTTCCAAGAAGTGCTTATGTGCACATTCCTTTTTGCCATAGAAGGTGCTTTTACTGTGATTTTGCAGTTATTCCACTAGGAAATAAAGTTGAAACTTTACATGGTTATGGAAGTAAAACTGTTAAAGAATATTTGCACTATTTATCCAAAGAAATATTGTCAATTAAGCATAAATCACCTCTTTCGACAATTTATGTTGGTGGCGGCACACCATCAATCTTGGATCCCCAACAAATTAAAGAGTTAATTGATCTTTTTAAAGAAAATTATGGAGTTGACTATGGTGCTGAAATTACTATGGAGGTTGATCCAGCTAGTTTTAATGAAGATGATCTTTATGGATTCATAAATGCTGGGATAAGTAGATTTAGTCTCGGAGTGCAAAGTTTTAATAATCAGATCCTTCAAAATTCTGGCAGGAGGCATTTGAGAGAAGATGCTGAAAAATCTTGTTTATGGTTGAAGAGAGTATTTGATAATGGGCTAATAAAAAGCTGGAGCTTAGATTTAATTCAAAACTTGCCACTAAGTGGATTTAAAGAATGGCAAGATGACTTAAATAAAGCAATAACGTTTTTACCACCTCATATTTCCATTTACGATTTAAATATTGAAAATGGAACTGTTTTTAAAAAATTAGTTAATTTAGGAAAATTAGAAGTTCCAAGTGATGAAGAGGCTTTTAGAAATAGTGAAGTAACACATGTAATTTTAAAAAACTCAGGGTACTCAAGATATGAAATCTCAAACTATTGTCTTCCGAGGCATCAATCGAGACATAATAGAGTTTATTGGAGTGGTTCAGGCTGGTGGAGTTTTGGTCAAGGTTCCACTAGTTCACCTTGGGGGGAAAAGTTAACTAGACCAAGAGTTAGTAAAGAATATAAAGAATGGGTAATTAGGCAATACGAACTTAATTTAGATTCATCCCTCACTAATAAGGATTTTGTCTATAAAGAACTTGATGAGAAAATAATGTTGGGAATGAGACTTAAAGAGGGTATAGATATCTATGAGGTGTTTAAAGAACAAAACTGGGAAAATAAAAAATTTGAAAGTAACTTGAGTAAATTACTTGAAGAATGGGAAAGATTTCTTGAAAGTGGACTATTAGTTAGAAAGGGGAATAGATTCTTTTTAAGTGAACCTAAAGGGATGGAGCTAAGCAATCAAATTCTTATTTCCATGTTTAAGTGGTGGGATGAGATTAATTAA
- a CDS encoding ATP-dependent Clp protease proteolytic subunit, whose protein sequence is MTVSAPYYGENTVMRTPPPDLPSLLLKERIVYLGLPLFSDDDAKRQLGMDVTELIIAQLLYLEFEDPEKPIYFYINSTGTSWYTGDAVGFETEAFAICDTISYIKPPVHTICIGQAMGTAAVILSSGTKGQRAALPHASIVLHQPISGARGQATDIQIRAEEVLKNKKSMLEILSRNTGKTIEELSKDSDRMSYLNPQEALDYGVIDRILTSQKDLPNKI, encoded by the coding sequence ATGACTGTATCTGCTCCTTATTACGGTGAAAACACTGTTATGAGGACCCCGCCCCCTGATCTACCCTCTCTTTTACTGAAAGAGAGAATCGTCTATCTTGGTTTGCCATTATTTTCTGATGATGATGCCAAAAGACAACTAGGAATGGATGTTACAGAGCTAATCATTGCTCAACTTCTATATCTAGAATTTGAGGATCCAGAAAAACCTATCTATTTCTATATAAATTCAACCGGGACAAGTTGGTACACAGGCGACGCAGTTGGTTTCGAAACAGAAGCTTTCGCTATATGCGATACGATAAGCTACATTAAGCCTCCAGTACATACAATCTGTATCGGACAAGCAATGGGGACTGCAGCAGTTATCCTCTCATCTGGTACAAAAGGGCAAAGAGCCGCTCTGCCACATGCCTCTATTGTTTTACATCAGCCTATAAGCGGAGCAAGAGGTCAAGCAACTGATATCCAAATAAGAGCTGAGGAAGTATTGAAAAATAAAAAATCAATGCTGGAGATTTTATCTCGTAATACTGGGAAGACTATCGAAGAACTATCTAAAGACTCAGACAGGATGAGTTATCTCAATCCTCAGGAAGCCTTAGATTATGGAGTTATCGATAGAATACTCACAAGTCAGAAAGATTTACCAAATAAAATTTAA
- a CDS encoding chlorophyll a/b-binding protein produces the protein MQEKDSPMENQNDDFTNKSSTDNEYSKWVDNQGDEVKNVFGFNSSAELVNGRAAMIGFLMLILTELVFSGRPVTSSIFGIN, from the coding sequence ATGCAAGAAAAAGACTCTCCAATGGAAAATCAAAATGATGATTTTACTAATAAATCATCAACTGATAATGAATATTCAAAATGGGTAGATAATCAGGGTGATGAAGTCAAGAATGTTTTTGGATTTAATAGTAGCGCTGAGCTTGTGAATGGTAGAGCAGCAATGATCGGATTCTTAATGCTAATATTAACCGAGTTGGTTTTTAGCGGCAGACCTGTGACTTCTTCAATTTTTGGCATCAATTAA
- a CDS encoding PIN/TRAM domain-containing protein — protein sequence MTDILVLILFVLSGAASGWLGVDLLPVDILKQVSNVEGFRIVLAIIGLFIGLAAGFVFLQLRKTFLDQIRTMPTDLLISRSVGLILGLLVANLLLAPILLIPFPREVFFAKPLAAILSNIFFGVLGYKLADTHGRTLLRIFNPNNTDAYLVNEGILPAASPKILDTSVIIDGRINGLLSCGLLEGQIIVAQSVIDELQTLADSSSNEKRSKGRRGLKLLKELRDLYGRRLVINPTKYEGNGVDEKLLKITEDMTGTLITADYNLSQIAEVKELKVMNLSDLVIALRPEVQPGESLNIKIVREGKEKMQGIGYLDDGTMVVIDEAKNFVGSRLDIVITGALQTPTGRMVFGKLINNPESNKSFKSPATQG from the coding sequence ATGACAGATATCTTAGTATTAATTTTATTTGTATTGTCTGGCGCTGCTTCAGGATGGCTTGGGGTTGATTTATTGCCCGTAGACATACTCAAACAGGTATCTAATGTAGAGGGTTTTAGAATTGTTTTAGCGATAATAGGTCTTTTTATAGGATTAGCAGCTGGTTTTGTATTCCTTCAACTTAGAAAAACGTTTCTTGATCAAATAAGAACAATGCCTACGGACTTATTAATAAGTAGGTCAGTTGGATTAATTTTAGGATTACTTGTTGCGAATCTCTTACTTGCTCCAATACTATTAATTCCCTTCCCAAGAGAAGTTTTTTTTGCAAAACCCTTAGCAGCTATATTAAGCAACATTTTCTTTGGTGTGCTTGGTTATAAGTTAGCCGATACCCATGGAAGGACATTATTGAGAATATTCAATCCAAATAATACTGATGCATATCTAGTGAATGAAGGAATACTTCCTGCTGCAAGTCCAAAAATTCTAGATACCAGTGTAATTATCGATGGCAGAATCAATGGCCTATTAAGTTGCGGCTTATTGGAAGGTCAAATAATTGTTGCTCAAAGTGTAATTGATGAATTACAAACTCTAGCTGATTCAAGCAGTAACGAAAAAAGGTCAAAAGGCAGAAGAGGTCTTAAATTATTGAAAGAATTAAGGGATTTATATGGGAGAAGACTCGTAATAAACCCAACAAAGTATGAAGGTAATGGGGTAGATGAAAAACTCTTGAAAATTACTGAGGATATGACAGGGACTTTAATTACGGCTGATTATAACCTCTCTCAGATTGCTGAAGTTAAAGAATTAAAAGTTATGAATTTGAGTGATTTGGTTATTGCTTTAAGGCCAGAAGTACAGCCAGGAGAATCACTAAATATAAAAATCGTGAGAGAAGGCAAAGAAAAAATGCAAGGTATTGGATATTTAGATGACGGAACAATGGTTGTTATTGATGAGGCTAAGAATTTTGTGGGAAGCAGATTAGACATTGTCATCACAGGAGCATTACAAACTCCCACTGGAAGAATGGTCTTTGGAAAACTAATAAATAATCCTGAGTCAAACAAATCTTTTAAATCACCAGCGACACAGGGCTAA
- the ilvC gene encoding ketol-acid reductoisomerase: MTQLFYDTDADLSLLNKKTIAIIGYGSQGHAHALNLKDSGMDVIVGLYKGSKSEGKAVSDGLKVFSVSEACEKADWIMILLPDEFQKDVYLKEIEPNLKEGKILSFAHGFNIRFGLIKPPSFVDVVMIAPKGPGHTVRWEYQNGQGVPALFAVEQDSSGNARSLAMAYAKGIGGTRAGILETNFKEETETDLFGEQAVLCGGLSELVKSGFETLVEAGYQPELAYFECLHEVKLIVDLMVKGGLSQMRDSISNTAEYGDYVSGKRLINSDTKKEMQKILKDIQDGTFAKNFVEECDKNKPLMTKLREENSKHEIEKVGKGLRSMFSWLK; encoded by the coding sequence ATGACCCAACTCTTTTACGACACAGATGCTGATCTAAGTCTTTTAAATAAGAAAACAATAGCAATAATTGGATATGGTTCACAAGGTCACGCACATGCCTTAAACCTTAAAGATAGCGGTATGGATGTAATTGTAGGATTATATAAAGGAAGTAAGTCTGAAGGTAAAGCAGTTAGCGATGGTCTAAAAGTTTTTAGTGTTTCTGAAGCTTGCGAAAAAGCAGACTGGATTATGATTCTCCTTCCAGATGAGTTTCAGAAAGATGTTTACCTTAAAGAAATAGAACCAAATTTAAAAGAAGGAAAGATATTAAGTTTTGCTCATGGCTTTAATATTAGATTTGGACTTATCAAACCTCCTAGTTTTGTGGATGTTGTAATGATTGCCCCAAAAGGACCTGGACACACTGTTCGTTGGGAGTATCAGAATGGTCAAGGAGTTCCTGCATTGTTCGCAGTAGAGCAGGATTCTTCTGGAAATGCAAGATCATTAGCGATGGCTTACGCTAAAGGGATTGGCGGAACGAGAGCTGGGATTCTTGAAACAAACTTTAAAGAAGAAACAGAAACTGATTTATTTGGCGAACAAGCGGTTTTATGCGGAGGCTTATCAGAACTAGTCAAATCAGGCTTCGAAACGCTAGTAGAAGCAGGATATCAGCCAGAACTTGCTTACTTTGAATGCTTACATGAAGTTAAACTTATTGTTGATCTAATGGTGAAAGGAGGATTATCTCAAATGAGAGATTCCATTTCAAATACTGCAGAATATGGAGATTATGTAAGTGGCAAAAGACTTATCAATAGTGATACAAAGAAAGAAATGCAAAAAATTCTAAAAGATATTCAAGATGGGACTTTTGCTAAAAACTTTGTCGAAGAATGCGATAAAAATAAACCCTTAATGACAAAATTAAGAGAAGAGAACTCAAAACATGAAATTGAGAAAGTCGGTAAAGGTCTTCGCTCTATGTTCAGTTGGCTGAAATAA
- a CDS encoding HU family DNA-binding protein, whose translation MNKADLVNLVAARTELTKTDVSLVVDAAIETIVDSVVEGKKVSILGFGSFEPRDRSARQGLNPKTGEKIAIPAKRVPTFSAGKLFKDRVQG comes from the coding sequence ATGAACAAAGCTGATTTAGTAAATCTTGTAGCAGCTCGTACTGAGCTCACAAAAACGGATGTTTCTTTAGTTGTTGATGCAGCTATTGAAACTATTGTTGATTCAGTAGTGGAAGGCAAAAAAGTCTCCATACTAGGATTTGGTTCTTTTGAGCCAAGAGATCGTTCTGCAAGACAGGGATTAAACCCTAAGACAGGCGAAAAAATAGCAATACCTGCTAAAAGAGTTCCTACATTCTCAGCAGGTAAACTTTTTAAGGATAGAGTTCAAGGGTAA
- a CDS encoding MFS transporter has product MFSYGLGDAGTGLVATQFGFFLFKFFISAGLPVIIAGSLLMLIKIWDAVNDPLIGWLSDRTKSRWGPRIPWMVAASVPLGLSLAAIWWTPSGSVLNKTVYYALISIVVMTAYTSINLPFAALSTEISEKTAIRTRLNASRFTGSIIAGLTGLIIAGFVLGSEGSANNEYFLMGKISGCIAVTTTLISCWGLAPFAKKARRPSGKAEAITLQFKRIFRNKKFLKVITLYILLWCALQLMQTVALIYVEDVLRVPTDIAKWIPIPFQISALIGLQIWTRVSNRLNRISALNYGAIMWIISCTGALFLPSLSKVSEVEDILLLNTSNILLFILLIFIICLIGIGASTAFLIPWSLLPDAIDEDPEKPAGLYTAWMVLIQKIGIALSVQLLGFLLYLSGYQSCFVDKDSLNIIEQCTSAQLTIRLCIGFIPSVLVIIGLLVMRGWDRKLIKN; this is encoded by the coding sequence ATGTTCTCTTATGGGCTAGGAGATGCAGGAACGGGTTTAGTCGCGACGCAATTTGGTTTTTTCCTGTTCAAATTCTTTATTTCTGCTGGTTTACCAGTAATAATTGCAGGCTCATTATTAATGTTAATAAAAATATGGGATGCAGTAAATGATCCGTTAATTGGATGGTTAAGTGATCGTACTAAATCAAGATGGGGCCCCAGAATACCTTGGATGGTGGCAGCATCTGTTCCTCTTGGTTTGTCTTTAGCTGCAATTTGGTGGACTCCATCAGGTTCAGTGCTCAACAAAACTGTTTACTATGCCTTAATTTCTATAGTCGTAATGACTGCTTATACAAGTATTAATCTTCCTTTTGCAGCCCTATCAACTGAAATTTCTGAAAAAACAGCCATAAGAACAAGGTTAAACGCATCTAGATTTACTGGCTCAATAATTGCTGGACTAACTGGCTTGATAATCGCTGGATTTGTTTTAGGTTCTGAAGGATCAGCAAATAATGAATATTTTTTAATGGGTAAAATAAGTGGGTGTATTGCAGTTACCACAACATTAATATCCTGTTGGGGATTGGCTCCATTTGCAAAAAAAGCAAGAAGACCTTCAGGGAAAGCAGAAGCCATAACACTTCAATTCAAAAGGATCTTCAGAAATAAAAAATTTCTCAAAGTTATTACGCTTTATATTTTGCTCTGGTGCGCCTTACAATTAATGCAAACAGTAGCGTTAATCTATGTAGAGGATGTACTTAGGGTGCCAACAGATATTGCGAAATGGATCCCGATACCTTTCCAAATTAGCGCCTTAATAGGTTTACAAATATGGACAAGAGTATCAAATAGATTGAATAGAATTTCAGCCTTAAACTATGGAGCGATTATGTGGATTATTTCATGTACAGGAGCTTTATTTTTACCTTCTTTATCAAAAGTTTCAGAAGTTGAGGATATCCTACTTCTAAATACAAGCAATATACTTTTGTTCATCCTTTTAATATTTATAATCTGTCTTATTGGCATTGGAGCTTCAACTGCTTTTCTTATACCTTGGTCGCTACTTCCTGATGCAATAGACGAAGATCCAGAAAAACCAGCAGGATTATATACTGCTTGGATGGTACTTATTCAGAAGATTGGCATCGCATTAAGTGTTCAATTATTAGGCTTTTTGTTGTATTTATCTGGTTATCAATCATGCTTTGTTGATAAAGATAGTTTAAATATTATTGAACAATGTACATCCGCACAATTAACGATTAGATTATGTATTGGTTTTATACCCTCAGTATTAGTAATAATTGGTCTTTTAGTTATGAGGGGATGGGATCGAAAATTAATTAAGAACTAA
- the panB gene encoding 3-methyl-2-oxobutanoate hydroxymethyltransferase yields MLPSDLVKYKEQSQKIIALTAWDSISGSIAEQANVDLVLVGDSLAMVCLGYKSTLPLTLENIIYHTNAVSRGFKKKIEEQPLLVTDMPFLTYQCGEDKAVEYAGKIIQSTYAKAVKVEGAEPEIQKVISRLIRMGIPVMGHIGLTPQSYLNLGLKKQGESLESQEKIKKDASILEKLGCFSIVLEHMPELLAKEIQNNLTIPTIGIGAGNFCDGQVRVTADLLGLNDDQPPFCQPIIQGKHLFKDKLKEWVDSERLN; encoded by the coding sequence ATGTTACCTTCAGACCTCGTTAAATATAAAGAACAATCTCAAAAAATTATTGCACTTACTGCATGGGACTCTATATCAGGATCTATTGCAGAACAAGCTAATGTTGATCTAGTCTTAGTAGGAGATTCCTTAGCAATGGTCTGTTTAGGATACAAATCTACATTGCCATTAACTTTAGAAAATATAATTTATCATACTAATGCTGTTTCAAGGGGGTTCAAAAAGAAAATTGAAGAACAACCTTTGTTAGTTACCGATATGCCTTTTCTGACTTACCAATGTGGAGAGGATAAAGCTGTTGAGTATGCAGGAAAAATAATTCAAAGCACTTATGCAAAAGCTGTAAAAGTAGAAGGGGCTGAACCAGAAATACAAAAAGTTATTTCTAGATTAATAAGAATGGGAATCCCTGTTATGGGTCATATAGGTCTTACACCACAAAGCTACTTAAATCTAGGATTAAAGAAACAAGGAGAAAGCTTAGAAAGCCAAGAAAAAATAAAGAAAGATGCTTCTATTCTTGAAAAATTAGGGTGTTTTTCAATAGTTCTTGAACATATGCCTGAGTTGCTTGCTAAAGAAATACAAAATAACTTAACAATTCCCACAATAGGCATCGGTGCAGGTAATTTTTGCGATGGGCAAGTAAGAGTTACTGCAGATTTATTAGGCCTTAATGATGATCAACCACCATTTTGCCAACCGATAATTCAAGGGAAGCATTTATTTAAGGATAAATTAAAAGAATGGGTAGACTCTGAAAGACTTAACTAA
- a CDS encoding glycogen debranching protein yields the protein MTHINKGNPFPLGSSLTAKGVNFSLIATNAAFVEILLFEKEDSISPKNIFKLDHNHNTGPYWHAEIENLNEGCIYAFRINQKNNGINNNYEKKVLLDPCSRGITGWGIYKRENALNTNDNTNSCLKSVVCDRKLFNFEDYPRPKHSWEETIIYELHIRAFTESTDKDKSCFKKFLKKIPYLKELGITTIELLPVFCFDPTDAPNGLENFWGYSPINWFTPHFEYLSNESAEKNREEFRRLVEECHKADIEVILDVVYNHTSEGDSQGPVISWKGIDENLYYFIGKDKNYQDVSGCGNTIAANRGLVRKLIIESLKCWASELGVDGFRFDLGIALSRGENLSPLDNPPIFEDIECEPELIDIKFISEPWDCGGLYKLGDFPSKTTFTWNGHFRDDLRRFWKGDKDTAWNMSDKIKGTPSMYKEDNIFPKSINFITSHDGFTLKDLVTFNRKHNFANREQNRDGDNHNNSWNHGTEGPTKNLLINDLRKRQQRNLILSLLISKGVPMILMGDEIGRSQGGNNNSWCQNNLLGWMNWDHDQQDLELLEYSKYVIKIRKKLINIFNPSFLPNNQNQKNIPIYHWHGTKLDSPDWSSWSHTVAFSINKGKTNPLVWIGLNAYSKSIDFPLPKCKYNWLKVIDTSAPEIFEPLTINEKSVSIKSRSSLLIISEEVFGAKNNIF from the coding sequence GTGACTCATATCAATAAAGGTAACCCATTTCCTCTAGGAAGTTCTCTAACTGCAAAAGGAGTTAATTTTTCCCTAATAGCCACAAATGCAGCATTTGTAGAAATCTTGTTGTTTGAGAAAGAAGACTCTATTTCCCCAAAAAACATATTTAAACTAGATCATAATCATAACACTGGTCCCTACTGGCATGCTGAAATAGAAAATCTTAATGAAGGTTGTATTTATGCTTTTAGAATAAATCAAAAAAATAATGGGATTAACAATAATTACGAAAAAAAGGTTTTACTTGATCCATGTTCAAGGGGTATTACTGGATGGGGAATTTATAAAAGAGAAAATGCATTAAATACGAATGACAATACTAATTCTTGTCTTAAAAGCGTAGTTTGCGACAGAAAATTATTTAATTTTGAAGATTATCCAAGACCAAAACATTCTTGGGAAGAAACAATTATTTATGAACTCCATATAAGAGCCTTTACTGAGTCAACGGATAAAGATAAAAGTTGTTTTAAAAAATTTTTGAAAAAAATTCCGTATCTCAAGGAACTTGGTATTACAACAATTGAATTGCTTCCAGTTTTTTGTTTTGATCCAACTGATGCACCAAATGGTTTAGAAAATTTTTGGGGTTATAGTCCAATCAATTGGTTTACACCGCATTTTGAATATCTTTCGAATGAGTCTGCAGAAAAGAATAGAGAGGAATTTAGAAGATTAGTAGAGGAATGTCATAAAGCAGACATTGAAGTAATCTTAGATGTTGTATACAATCACACCTCTGAGGGAGATTCCCAAGGACCTGTAATATCTTGGAAAGGTATAGATGAAAATCTTTATTACTTTATTGGAAAAGATAAAAATTATCAGGACGTCTCTGGGTGCGGTAATACTATTGCAGCAAACAGAGGATTAGTTAGAAAACTAATAATTGAATCATTAAAATGTTGGGCGAGTGAATTAGGAGTTGATGGTTTTAGATTTGATTTAGGAATTGCCCTATCAAGAGGAGAAAATCTTTCGCCACTAGATAATCCTCCAATTTTTGAAGATATAGAATGTGAACCAGAACTTATTGATATCAAATTCATAAGTGAACCATGGGATTGTGGTGGTTTATATAAATTAGGTGATTTCCCATCTAAGACTACTTTTACTTGGAATGGCCATTTTAGAGATGATTTGCGAAGATTTTGGAAGGGAGATAAAGATACAGCTTGGAATATGAGCGATAAAATAAAAGGTACTCCATCTATGTATAAAGAAGATAATATTTTCCCAAAATCAATAAATTTTATTACTTCACATGATGGATTCACTCTAAAAGATTTAGTAACATTCAATAGAAAACATAATTTTGCTAATAGAGAACAAAATAGAGATGGAGATAACCATAACAATTCTTGGAATCATGGTACGGAGGGACCAACTAAAAACTTATTAATCAATGATTTAAGAAAAAGACAACAAAGAAATCTTATTCTTAGTTTACTTATCTCTAAAGGTGTTCCAATGATTCTAATGGGTGATGAAATAGGAAGGTCCCAAGGAGGCAACAATAATTCTTGGTGCCAAAATAATTTATTGGGTTGGATGAATTGGGATCATGATCAACAAGATTTGGAATTATTAGAATATTCTAAATACGTTATAAAAATTCGAAAAAAACTAATAAACATTTTTAATCCATCATTCTTACCTAACAATCAAAACCAAAAAAATATTCCAATATATCATTGGCATGGAACAAAGTTAGATAGCCCCGACTGGAGTAGTTGGTCTCACACAGTTGCCTTTAGCATAAACAAAGGCAAAACTAATCCTCTGGTCTGGATAGGTTTAAATGCATATTCAAAAAGTATCGATTTCCCCTTACCAAAATGTAAATATAATTGGTTAAAAGTTATTGATACCAGCGCACCTGAGATTTTCGAACCCTTAACAATTAATGAAAAATCTGTTTCAATAAAGAGTAGAAGCTCTTTATTAATCATTTCGGAAGAAGTATTTGGGGCAAAAAATAATATATTCTAA
- a CDS encoding ATP-dependent Clp protease proteolytic subunit has translation MPIGTPSVPYRLPGSQYERWVDIYTRLGVERILFLGQEVNDGIANSLVAQMLYLDSDDNSKPIYLYINSPGGSVTAGLAIYDTIKYVKSDVVTICVGLAASMGAFLLAAGTKGKRVALPHSRIMIHQPLGGTSQRQASDIEIEAKEILRIKDMLNMSMADMTGQSFEKIEKDTDRDYFLSAEEAKNYGLIDRVITHPSEANQS, from the coding sequence ATGCCAATAGGAACTCCAAGTGTGCCTTACAGACTTCCAGGAAGTCAATACGAAAGATGGGTTGACATATATACAAGACTAGGTGTTGAAAGAATTCTTTTTCTTGGACAAGAAGTAAATGATGGTATAGCAAATAGCCTTGTTGCTCAAATGCTTTACCTTGATTCTGATGACAATTCCAAACCTATCTATCTATATATAAATAGCCCAGGAGGATCAGTAACTGCTGGCTTGGCTATATACGACACTATCAAATACGTAAAAAGCGATGTAGTAACAATATGCGTAGGCCTCGCAGCCTCCATGGGTGCGTTCCTATTGGCCGCTGGAACAAAAGGTAAAAGAGTTGCTTTGCCCCACAGCAGAATAATGATTCATCAACCCCTTGGAGGAACATCCCAACGCCAAGCAAGTGATATTGAAATAGAGGCTAAGGAAATTTTAAGAATTAAAGATATGTTAAACATGTCTATGGCGGATATGACAGGTCAATCATTTGAGAAAATTGAAAAGGATACTGATAGAGATTATTTTCTAAGTGCAGAAGAGGCAAAAAACTATGGCCTGATTGATAGAGTAATCACACATCCAAGCGAAGCAAATCAGTCTTAA